The sequence TTCCGTCTGGCTCAATGGTGAGCGTCGGCGCGGGTAGTTGCATCGGAACGGGCGTTACGACTCTTGCTGCGAGGATTTGGGCGTTTCCAAGCAGTCGGCTATCGGCTTGTTGATCGATTGAGTTCACGCCAATCAAGCATAAATAATGCAGTCCGGCTTCTCGGCCAATCTCTGATTGCACTTTTGCGCTGGTTGTACTGATTCGGTCGCTGTAGTTGTCAGGTGAATAACAAGCCTGTGCATCACGAACAGTCTTGAAGCGATAGAACTCGGTACTCATGGAAAAATTGATATCCCACTTGGGTGTTGGTTGGCTGGTGCTGGTGGGCGCTTTGTGCAGTCCGATATCTGTAATTGCTCTTGAGTTTGATCTGAGCTGAAAGTTTGAGTTTGGAGTGAGTGCGCAGTTTTCTGTGTCGAGACGGAATGTTCCATTGGCGAAACAACCAGTCAGATAGTCGACAGGAAAACTTTGGCTCGCCTGATGCGGCAATAGAGATGGTGTCTTTTTATCGCCACACAGACCATGCCAGAAACACAAGTCATCCGAAGGAATACCGTAAGTAGTGCCGGATAATATGCCGGTCACTTGTCCCGTTTCAGCATCGATCACCGGGGCGCCCGATGAGCCAGGCTCAATTCCTTTGCAGTTCTGCTTTTGGTAGTCGGTGTGAATGTTCAAATACTTGATCAGGGTGGTGTCGGTCGGCTCTTGTGTGCAGGTCGAAAGCCTCAGGCCGGCTGCATTGGCGGGCGCGCTTACCAGGTTCACCTGACTGACGTTGCGGGGCGCTGCCGCCGCGAGCTTGAGTGGGGTTATTCCGTCTTTCAGCAGGCTGTCCAGTGAGGTGCCTAACTGCAATATTGCGATATCCGTACTGGCGAAACTGGCCCAGTTGACCTTGTCGATGTCATAACGCTTGGCGCCTGCGAGCGTGTCATGGAAAAAATTGAACTGCATCTGACCTTGATAAGCAATGTCAGCAATTGTGCCGACTCTGATGGAAGTGCAGTGCGCATTGGTCATTACGTAAGCAGGCCCGTTTGCTTCTTTACCTGTTCCGCGAGTATCGAGCAGGAATGCGCTGCAATAAGGCCTATCGTCTTTGAAGATCTTGCCAACACCGTTCCAGTGATTGAAGTCGCCACCCGCGTTACTTAGCAGAATTGCTTCCGGCGCTTCGGCTGTAGTGCCTGCGCAGGAGATTAAGGGAAGTGCCAGCGCTATTGTTGAGCACGCAAAAAATATTCGGACTTTATTAGTCATGATCAATCCTTGACCGTATTTCAGGAATTAATGGAGCAGCTGTGTTTCGCAGGTGAGTTTAATTCGTTGTGCTGTTCGGTATGTGCTGGCTAATGTGACTTGTTGTGAGTGCTGTTATCTGCAAGTTAAAAGTGTGAGGTCGGTGAATGCCGCAGGCATCTCTGATACGGCTGAAAACTGTTCTTTCGCATGCTCTTTTTTTGATTCTTCAGCACGTGCTGGTGCTTTTTAATCGGGTCAGGATGGAAAACCATACAGGCCAGTGGACAGCATGGCGCACCCAAGGCACTCTTGGGCACGCCATGGATTTCGGTAGCCCGACATGATCAAACGCCTGCTTCTTGTTCTCGCCAGCACATCAATGTTGCTCATCAACACTGTCCGCGCCGAAAACAGTCCCGACACCGATCTGGTGCTCCTCACCGAAAACTTCCCGCCCTACAACATGGCGAAAGATGGCAAGAACTTCGCCAAAGGCGAAAACATCAACGGCATCGCCGCCGACATCGTCCGCGAGATGTTCAAGCGTGCTGGTATCACCTACAGCCTGACGTTGCGTTTCCCATGGGAGCGCGTCTACAAACTCGCTCTGGAAAATCCTGGGTACGGCGCCTTCGTGATGGCGCGCCTGCCGGATCGCGAAAAACTCTTCAAATGGGTCGGCCCGATCGGTCCGGACGACTGGATCATGCTGGCCAAGGCTGACAGCAAGATCACCCTCGAAACCCTCAATGACGCGCGCAAGTACAAAGTTGGCGCCTACAAGGGCGATGCAATTGCCGAGACATTGGCCAAACAAGGCCTGAAGCCGATCGTGGTGCTGCGTGATCAGGATAACGCGAAGAAACTGGTCAATGGCCAGATCGACCTGTGGGCCACCGGTGATCCTGCCGGACGCTATCTGGCACGGCAGGACGGTGTCACCGGCCTCAAAACGGTGTTGCGCTTCAACAGCGCGGAACTGTATCTGGCGCTGAACAAGGACGTCTCCGACGACGTCGTTGCCAGGCTTCAGGCCGCGCTGGATCAGCTACGCAAAGAAGGCGTGGTGGACGAGATCATGGGGCGCTATCTGTAGCGCTCACGACGTCCTGCTCAGTCGACGCAGGGGTGGGTGTTTGCTCCATTTCGGCAATATCTACGGGCGTTTCTGTTGCGACCGGCTGCGTGGCAGGGACAATGTTTTCGGGTACCTCGGATGTGTATTGGCTGATGTGCAGGCTGCTGCCGGCGGTATAGCTGAAAAGGTTTGCCACGGCTGTGCCGTCGGCACGCAGCAGTCGGTAGTCGCTTTGAATCAGATAGGCCGCCACTGACTTTCCGCCGTCGACCACCGCGACGACTTCAATGGCCGCCGTGTTGAGCCATTCGTTCGAGTGCATTTCGCATTGTGTGAACTCATGCCCCAGCCTTGCCGAAAACAGGAAAGGAGTGCGCACATTGGTTTGCCATTGGGCTCCAAACTCGACTGAAGTGCTGTTGGTAAATGCGCGCAGGCCGTCGGTTCGCTGCTCGCGGTACGCCGTCCAGCGAAATGTCTGGCTGGTGCTTTCGCTGTTGTGAGCATGACCGACAAGCACGTATTTATCGGTGCGCTGCAGTGTATAGAACGGCGACGTGTGCAGTTGCTCAAGGGGGGCCAGCAGCGGGTCCTTCACCGTGAACCACGGTAGGCTGGCCATGAAGGTAGGCTGCTGCGGCAGGTCCAGTGCAGTCGGTGTTATCCCGCAAAGCAAAGGTGCCACAGGCCGTGGATTGATGATGAGCGGAATCTGCAGACGCAGCGAGTGGACCTGAAGATCCGCCGGTTTCGAATAACCATTGAATCCCACGAAAGTGCCGGGAGCCAGGTAGATCTCACCGGATGCTGCTGCTGGTGGCAGCGCGCCCCAGGCGCTGATGCTTTGTCGTGCGCCGCTGCCCTTGTCGTTCCACAGTGGGTCGCTGGCGCTCGAGGCAATCACCAGATCGGCGCGAACACAGCGAATCGAATTGAGCGAGGGTTTTTCGTGACCGTTGGAGCATACCGATCCCAGTGCCACGTACCCTGCAGGCGGAATCGGGCGCCAGACAGCGCCGTCCTTTTTCGATCCCGAACCGGAATCCCGCCAGATCAACTCAAAATCATCGGGGCTGCGCAAGGCTTTACCTTTGCCAGCGTCGACACTGGGCGTCGGCGATTCGCACACCACGGCCACCACTTTGTTGCCATTGATGTTGCCCAGACCTGGCGCAACCACGTCGCCCAGCGGGAAGTAACCGGGAAGCAAATCGGGGGCGGGGGTGGGGCGCCAGAACGCAGCAGGCTTGGCTCGCGAACCATCGGTATCCCACATGCGCAGAAATTCGCTCGTGAAATTGATCAGCAGGTTGTCGAGCCTGATCGGTTCCATTTGCCTGGCAGGCAATGGAGTAGTGTCAGTTGTGGTCATAGTCATTCCTGATAGTAAAAAACGACTCGGGGTGAGTCGCGACCTGTTGCAGGTCTTACTATCCGGAAAGGGCGAGGGTTTCTTGCGGTAACTATGTATGAGTCAATGTGACCGGGTATTACCGATAGATGCCGTCTTTACCATGCCCGAGCATGGCGCGATTGCTGCGCAGGCTGATCATCTGTCTGATATCGATCCACTCGATTCCCTGAGCTTTCAGCTTCGGCAGTTCGCGCTCCAGCACTGCCAATGTCTGTGGATACGGGTGCCCGATCATCACCGCCGAACCCTGTTTGTGCGCCAGGTTGATCGCCGTCTGCAACTGTGCGGAGATCGCTGCTTCAGTGCGTTCGTCATCCAGAAACACATCCCGCGACACACTCGCCAGGTCGATCTTCTGCGCCTGCTGCGCGGCGACAGTCTGTGCGCTGGTGCGGCTGTCGACGAAGAACTTGTGCCGGCGCTGCAATTCGCCCATCAACCACGCCATCGCTAGGGGTTGCGCAGTCATGCGGCTGCCCATGTGGTTATTGATGCCAGCGGTGTAGGGGACCATTTTGAACGCCGCGTTGAGGCGTTTTTCCAGCTCTTCGATCGGCAGTTCCGGATGCCAGGCATAAGGCCCGGTGGCGGGGTCCATCGGCATGTGCAGGATGACGATCTTGCCGGCGCGATGGGCTTCGCGGGCAAATTCAGTGGCGTGCGGGGTATCAGGCATGATCGCCGTGGTCACCGGGCCGGGCAGGGCCAGCACGCGGCGATCCCGGGGCAGGTTCTGCCCCAGGTCGTCGATGATCAGTGTCAGGTAGGCTTTGTGTGGTTTGGTGCTGGCGGGCTCTGCATGAACAGCACCCGCCAGACAGCACAACAGAACGAAGACGAAACGCAAAGACATCCTCAACGGCCGGAGGTGATGCTCAGCCCTTTGAGCAGGCTCAAGGCCTGGGCCAATTGGTAATCGTCATCCTGTGGCATGGCCTTGGCCTTGCTGCCAGACCCGGTCGGTTTGTCCGCGCCGCCGTTGCCGTTGCCCAAGTGTCCTTGCAGGTCGGCTTCCTTGAAGTATTCGCCATCGGCCTCGCTGGTGATCTTGGCCTTGCGTACTTCGATGTCCGGGACAATGCCCTGAGCCTGGATCGAGCGGCCATTCGGCGTGAAGTACAACGCGGTGGTGATCTTCAGTGCGCGGTCGTTGTTCAGCGGCAGCACGGTTTGCACCGAGCCTTTGCCGAAACTGGTAGTGCCCATGACTACCGCGCGTTTCTGATCCTGCAGGGCACCGGCGACGATTTCCGAGGCCGAGGCGCTGCCACCGTTGATCAGCACCACCATCGGCACCGCTTCGCTTTCGTCTTTGCCGGTGGCCGAGAAGCGCAGTTCGGAGTTGGCGATCCGGCCTTTGGTGTAGACGATCAGGCCTTTGGTGATGAAGTGGTCGACCACCTCCACCGCTGCCTGCAACACGCCGCCCGGGTTGTTGCGCAGGTCGAGGATGATGCCGTTGAGTTTCTTGCCGTTGTCCTTGCGCATCTTCGCCAGGGCCTTGGAGACCTCATCGCCGGTCTTGACCTGGAACTGGGTGATGCGGATGTAGCCGTAGCCCGATTCAAGCAGCTGTGCCTTGACGCTCTTCACCTGAATCACCGCGCGTGCCAGCGTCACGTCGAACGGCGTGCCGCCATCGCGTACCAGCGTCAGGGTGATTTTCTGGCCGATCTTGCCGCGCATCTTGTCGACAGCTTCGGTCATGGTCTGGCCGCGCGTCGGCTGGCCGTTGATCTTGACGATGAAGTCGCCGGCCTGGATACCGGCCTTCGACGCCGGGGTGTCGTCGATTGGCGAAACGACTTTGATGAAACCGTCTTCGGCGCCGACTTCGATGCCCAGACCGCCGAACTCCCCGCTGGTGCTTTCCTGCAGCTCGGTGAAATCTTCAGGGCCCAGGTAGGCCGAGTGCGGGTCAAGGTTGCTGAGCATGCCCTTGATCGCGTTTTCCAGCAGGGTCTTGTCGTCCACCGGCTCGACGTAAGCGGCTTTGATCCGGTCCATGACCTCGGCAAAGGTGCGCAACTCTTCCAGCGGCAGCGGTGCCTTGGAGGTTGCGGCTGTGCCTGCCGGAGCGACGGCCGGGGCCGGTTGCGCGGCGAACGCCAGAGGCGCGCCGATCACCAGAGCGATCGTCAGGGCCAGCGAGGTAAGGCGGGACAAATGCAGCATGTCGAACGAACTCCTTAATTAGGCGGTGCGCTTATCCTTGCGCACGACACCATTGCGCCGGATCACTCGGGTGACCCTGCTGACGAATTGCGAAATACAGCGCTGATGTGTCCTGGCCGCCACTGTTTCCGACAGTGGAGATGGACTCACCGGCTTTAACCACATCACCGGCCGACTTGAGCAGCGTCTGGTTGTGACCGTAAAGACTCAGAAAACCGTTGCCGTGGTCGAGGATCACCAGCAGCCCGGCGCCGCGAAGCCAATCGGCGAACACTACGCGCCCCCCGTGTACGGCATGCACCTGGCTGCCGGCAGAGGCGCTGATCATCACGCCGTCCCACTTGGTGCGGGCGTCGTCGCCACGGCTTTCGCCGAAGCGTGCCAATAGTCGACCATCAACCGGCCACGGAAGTTTTCCCCGGGTTGCAGCAAAAGGGCCACCGAAGGTCTCGCCGCTGCTGGACACCAGCGCGCCGGGAGTAGATTTGACTGGTTTCCGTGGGGCGTCGCTGTTTTCAGCCTGCGCCTCACGCAAGCGCTTTTTTTCCGCTTCCTGCTGGGCGATCAGCGCTTTCTGCCGCGCTTCTTCTGCCTCACGGGCCTGGCGGGCCAGGGTTTCTTCAATGGTTTTAAGGACTTTAGACAGGTCTGCCTGATCCTGCTCGCGGGCGGCGAGTTTCTGATCGCGGGCTTTCACGTCATCGTTGAGCTTGGCGAGGACTTGCTGGCGTTCCTTGCGAACATTTTCCAGTTCGTCGCGCTGGGTGTCGAGGCTGCTTTTCTGCACCAGCAATTGTGCTTGCTGGGCGGCAATGTCTTTTTCGACATTGGCCAGCTGGCGCAGGGTTTCGTTGAAGTTCTTCAACTGCTCCAGGCGGGCCTGGCTCAGGTAATCGTAATAGGTGAGGGTGCGGGCGAATTTCTCGGGATTCTGCTGGTTGAGCAGCAGCTTGAGGTATTCCTGCCGGCCGTTCTGATAGGCCGCACGGGCTTGAATGGCGATCAGTCGCTGCTGTTCAGTGCGCGCGCTCTGGAGTTTTTTTTTCTCTGCATCGAGTCGCTGTAGCTCGGATTCGCTTTTCTGCAGTTCTTTCTGCAGCGCGTCGACCTGCTTCTGCAGCTTGCCCAGCTCGGTTTCAGTGCCCTTGAGTTCTTTCTGTACGCCGGATTTTTCTTCCTGGACTTTGCTCAGCAGCTTTTTCAGCTCGGCAATGTCCTGACGCGTGGCGTCCAACTGCTGTTGGGTTTGCGCGCGCTCGTCAGCGAAGGCCGGTTGGAGCAGGCAGGTCAGAGCGAGGGCGATCAGGACGCGGAGCATAGAGGCGGGCGGCACCAGGGTAATGGACGGCCTAGTATGCCCGCCCGAGGCTGCAAAAAAAACGCCCAATTGGGGCTGTGTGATAACTGGCCTGAAAAACACCACAAACCAATGTAGGAGTGAGCCTGCTCGCGATGGCGTACTTACATTCAACAGAGTAGTCGACTGTCAGATGGCTATCGCGAGCAGGCTCACTCCTACAGGGTTTTGCGGTGTTTTCTGGACCGGGTCAGACCAGAATCGAGGTGCCGGTCATTTCCGCCGGTTTTTCCAGACCCAGCAGTTTCAGCATGGTCGGCGCCACGTCCGCCAGCACGCCGCCTTCACGGACTTTCAGGTCACGCTTGCCGACATAAATGAACGGCACCGGCTCGGTGGTGTGCGCGGTGTGCGCCTGGCCGGTAGATTCATCGGCCATCTGCTCGACGTTGCCGTGGTCTGCGGTGATCAGCGCTTCGCCACCGACTTTTTCCAGGGCGTCGACAATGCGACCGACGCAGGTGTCGAGGCATTCAACAGCCTTCACTGCCGCGTCGAACACGCCGCTGTGGCCAACCATGTCGCCGTTGGCGTAGTTGACCACGATCACGTCGTAACGCTGGTTTTCGATGGCGTCGACGATGCGGTCGGTCACCTCAGGTGCGCTCATTTCCGGCTGCAAGTCGTAAGTAGCGACTTTCGGCGACGGGATCAGGATGCGCTCTTCACCCGGGAACGGTTCTTCACGACCGCCGGAGAAGAAGAAGGTCACGTGCGCGTATTTCTCGGTTTCTGCGATGCGCAGCTGGGTTTTGCCGTTTTTCGCCAGATAGTCGCCCAGCACGTTTTCCAGGCTGCCCGGGGCGAATGCCGACGGTGCCGGAATGCTTGCCGCGTATTGGGTCAGCATGACAAAACCGGCCAGTTTCGGCTGGCGTGCGCGTTCGAAATCCTTGAAGTCGTCTTCGACGAACACGCGAGTCAGCTCGCGGGCACGGTCGGCGCGGAAGTTCATGAACACCACGGCGTCGCCGTCTTCAACCTTCACCGGTTCGCCGATGGACGTGGCTTTGACGAATTCGTCGCTCTCGCCGCGCGCATAAGCGGCCTCGAGACCTTCCTGCGCAGTGGCCGCGTTGAACTCGCTGTTGCCGTCGACGATCAGGTTGTACGCCTGAGCGACACGATCCCAACGGTTATCACGGTCCATGGCGAAGTAGCGACCAATAATGCTGGCGATGCGGCCCTTGCCGAGTGCCTGGAAGGTCGCATCGAGCAGTTCGATCGACGAGGCGGCGCTTTTCGGCGGTGTGTCGCGGCCATCGAGGAAGGCGTGCAGGTAGATTTTTTCGGCGCCGCGCTTGAAGGCCAGTTCGGCCATGGCGATCAGGTGATCCTGGTGGCTGTGCACGCCGCCATCGGAGAGCAGACCCATGAAATGCACGGCCTTGCCGGCGGCCACGGCTTTATCCACCGCGGCGCAGATGGTCGGGTTTTCGAAGAATTCGCCGTCGCGGATCGACTTGGTCACGCGCGTGAAGTCCTGATACACCACGCGGCCGGCGCCGAGGTTCATGTGGCCGACTTCAGAGTTGCCCATCTGGCCGTCCGGCAGGCCGACGTCCATGCCGCTGCCCGAGATCAAGCCATTCGGCACGCTGGCCCAGAGGCGATCGAGAACAGGCTTCTTCGCCGCGAAAACGGCGTTGGATTCGGGGCTGTCGCTGTGACCGAAGCCGTCGAGAATCATCAGGACCAAAGGTTTAGGCGTAGTCGTCATGGAATCCACTCGTGGCTAATAAAGAAGAGGGCGATGGAAAAGGGAGTTGGAGTTTAAAGCTAAGTTCCGACCGCGTCACCGCCGGACGGGGTTTGGCCGACCATAGTGGCTGTGTATACTGGCCGACATTTTAACGCCCTGGAACCTCCTTCGATGGTTGCTCACCTGATTGAATTTGCCACTAACCACTACATTCTTGTCGGTATCTTCGTCGTACTGCTGGCTCTGCTGCTGGCGCACACGATGCAGGGCGGCGGTAAAAGCCTGAGCACCGGCGAGCTGACCGCGCTGGTCAACAAAGATGCAGGCGTGGTGGTGGACATCCGTCCGGCCAAGGATTTCGCTGCCGGCCATATCGTTGGCGCGGTGAACATTCCCCAGGACAAACTGGCTGCGCGCGTTGCCGAGCTGGAAAAGCACAAGGCCAAGACCATCATTCTGGTCGACGCCCTGGGCCAGACCGCCGGCACCCACGCCCGCGAACTGATGAAATCCGGCTTCACTGCCGCCAAGCTGTCCGGCGGGATTTCCAGCTGGAAAGGCGACAACCTGCCGCTGGTGAAGTGATATGAGCGAAGTCATCGTCTACTCCAGCGATTACTGCCCTTATTGCTCGCGAGCCAAGTACCTGCTCGAGAACAAAGGCGTGGCCTTCAAAGAGATCAAGGTCGATGGCAAGCCGCAGGTGCGCGCCGAAATGACCCAGAAAGCCGGACGCACGTCCGTGCCGCAGATCTGGATCGGCAGCCAGCACATCGGCGGTTGTGATGATTTGTATGCCCTGGAGCGCGCCGGCAAGCTCGACGCGCTGCTCAAGGCCTGAACGGCTGCACCCACGTACAGCACTCCCTAAAAGACCCAAGATCGATAAGGATCTGAGATGACTGACCAACAGAACACTGCAGCCAGCGAAGAAGAAACCGCACCGCAATTCTCCTTGCAGCGCATCTACGTACGCGACCTGTCCTTTGAAGCCCCGAAAAGCCCGGCGATCTTCCGCCAGCAGTGGGATCCGGCTGTCGCGCTGGATCTGAACACTCGTCAGAAAGCGCTGGAAGGCGATTTCTACGAAGTTGTGCTGACCCTGTCGGTTACCGTGAAAAACGGTGAAGAAGTGGCCTTCATTGCTGAAGTGCAACAGGCCGGTATCTTCCTGATCAAGAACCTGGACGCGGCTTCGATGAGCCACACCCTGGGTGCGTTCTGCCCGAACATTCTGTTCCCGTACGCGCGCGAAACCCTGGACAGCCTGGTGACCCGTGGTTCGTTCCCGGCCCTGATGCTGGCCCCGGTGAACTTCGACGCCCTGTACGCGCAAGAGCTGCAGCGCATGCAGGAAAGCGGCGAGACGCCAACCGTTCAATAAGACGGTTTAGCAACACCCCATGTGGGAGCGAGCCTGCTCGCGATAGCGGTCTGTCAGACACATCAAAGTTGACTGACACTCCGTAATCGCGAGCAGGCTCGCTCCCACATTTGTTTTGCGGTGTTACTTGAAGTCGTTCTGGCGCCAGGCTTCGTACACAGCGACCGCCACGGTGTTGGACAGGTTCAGGCTGCGGCAGCCTTCGCGCATCGGCAGGCGCAGGCGCTGTTCCGGCGGCAGCGCGTCGAGCACTTCCGGCGGCAGGCCACGGCTTTCCGGGCCAAACAAAAACGCATCACCCGGGACGAACGCGGCATCATGAAACGGCCGCGAGCCTTTGGTGGTGAACGCGAACAGCCGTGGATTGCCCAGGCTCTCCAGGCAACTGGCCAGATCCGCATGACGTTGCAGCGTGGCATATTCGTGGTAGTCGAGACCGGCACGGCGCAAGCGCTTGTCGTCCATCTCGAAGCCCAACGGTTCGATCAAATGCAGGTGGCAGCCGCTGTTGGCGCACAGCCTGATAACGTTGCCGGTATTCGGCGGAATTTCTGGTTGAAAAAGGATGACGTGAAACATGCACGGCTCCGAAGGTAAAGATGAGCGGCATTCTACGCCGCCTGTGGACAACCGTTCGAAACTATTCCCGCGGGTGATCGGTTCGCTGGCGATTGTCGGCGTGATGATCGGTTTGATGATCGGTCGCCTGACCACGCCGGACCCAAGCGTGCTGCAGCAAGTTGAAGTGCGCGATGGCGGCCTGGTGGTGTGGTTCAACAACGAGCCGAAGCTGCACGGCGAAATCATCGATGGCACCGTGGCGCTGCTGTTTCAGGCCGAAGGCCCGGCGCAGAACGGCCAGTTCAAACTCAGTGGCAAGGACGTGAACTGGCGCACGCGCAAGAGTGACGGCGGCTTGCTGTTGACGGTGCTGGCGGC comes from Pseudomonas sp. RU47 and encodes:
- a CDS encoding trypsin-like serine peptidase — encoded protein: MTNKVRIFFACSTIALALPLISCAGTTAEAPEAILLSNAGGDFNHWNGVGKIFKDDRPYCSAFLLDTRGTGKEANGPAYVMTNAHCTSIRVGTIADIAYQGQMQFNFFHDTLAGAKRYDIDKVNWASFASTDIAILQLGTSLDSLLKDGITPLKLAAAAPRNVSQVNLVSAPANAAGLRLSTCTQEPTDTTLIKYLNIHTDYQKQNCKGIEPGSSGAPVIDAETGQVTGILSGTTYGIPSDDLCFWHGLCGDKKTPSLLPHQASQSFPVDYLTGCFANGTFRLDTENCALTPNSNFQLRSNSRAITDIGLHKAPTSTSQPTPKWDINFSMSTEFYRFKTVRDAQACYSPDNYSDRISTTSAKVQSEIGREAGLHYLCLIGVNSIDQQADSRLLGNAQILAARVVTPVPMQLPAPTLTIEPDGNYLFIKYREEADRNLWTQIYTGPAEETNCSEINPEHYSKVDDGFYTPVQALPLTLCSYTMDRNLSVSEVRTDHLHPTQSRIAE
- a CDS encoding substrate-binding periplasmic protein — protein: MIKRLLLVLASTSMLLINTVRAENSPDTDLVLLTENFPPYNMAKDGKNFAKGENINGIAADIVREMFKRAGITYSLTLRFPWERVYKLALENPGYGAFVMARLPDREKLFKWVGPIGPDDWIMLAKADSKITLETLNDARKYKVGAYKGDAIAETLAKQGLKPIVVLRDQDNAKKLVNGQIDLWATGDPAGRYLARQDGVTGLKTVLRFNSAELYLALNKDVSDDVVARLQAALDQLRKEGVVDEIMGRYL
- a CDS encoding Vps62-related protein, whose amino-acid sequence is MTTTDTTPLPARQMEPIRLDNLLINFTSEFLRMWDTDGSRAKPAAFWRPTPAPDLLPGYFPLGDVVAPGLGNINGNKVVAVVCESPTPSVDAGKGKALRSPDDFELIWRDSGSGSKKDGAVWRPIPPAGYVALGSVCSNGHEKPSLNSIRCVRADLVIASSASDPLWNDKGSGARQSISAWGALPPAAASGEIYLAPGTFVGFNGYSKPADLQVHSLRLQIPLIINPRPVAPLLCGITPTALDLPQQPTFMASLPWFTVKDPLLAPLEQLHTSPFYTLQRTDKYVLVGHAHNSESTSQTFRWTAYREQRTDGLRAFTNSTSVEFGAQWQTNVRTPFLFSARLGHEFTQCEMHSNEWLNTAAIEVVAVVDGGKSVAAYLIQSDYRLLRADGTAVANLFSYTAGSSLHISQYTSEVPENIVPATQPVATETPVDIAEMEQTPTPASTEQDVVSATDSAP
- a CDS encoding divergent polysaccharide deacetylase family protein, giving the protein MSLRFVFVLLCCLAGAVHAEPASTKPHKAYLTLIIDDLGQNLPRDRRVLALPGPVTTAIMPDTPHATEFAREAHRAGKIVILHMPMDPATGPYAWHPELPIEELEKRLNAAFKMVPYTAGINNHMGSRMTAQPLAMAWLMGELQRRHKFFVDSRTSAQTVAAQQAQKIDLASVSRDVFLDDERTEAAISAQLQTAINLAHKQGSAVMIGHPYPQTLAVLERELPKLKAQGIEWIDIRQMISLRSNRAMLGHGKDGIYR
- a CDS encoding S41 family peptidase, with the protein product MLHLSRLTSLALTIALVIGAPLAFAAQPAPAVAPAGTAATSKAPLPLEELRTFAEVMDRIKAAYVEPVDDKTLLENAIKGMLSNLDPHSAYLGPEDFTELQESTSGEFGGLGIEVGAEDGFIKVVSPIDDTPASKAGIQAGDFIVKINGQPTRGQTMTEAVDKMRGKIGQKITLTLVRDGGTPFDVTLARAVIQVKSVKAQLLESGYGYIRITQFQVKTGDEVSKALAKMRKDNGKKLNGIILDLRNNPGGVLQAAVEVVDHFITKGLIVYTKGRIANSELRFSATGKDESEAVPMVVLINGGSASASEIVAGALQDQKRAVVMGTTSFGKGSVQTVLPLNNDRALKITTALYFTPNGRSIQAQGIVPDIEVRKAKITSEADGEYFKEADLQGHLGNGNGGADKPTGSGSKAKAMPQDDDYQLAQALSLLKGLSITSGR
- a CDS encoding murein hydrolase activator EnvC family protein yields the protein MLRVLIALALTCLLQPAFADERAQTQQQLDATRQDIAELKKLLSKVQEEKSGVQKELKGTETELGKLQKQVDALQKELQKSESELQRLDAEKKKLQSARTEQQRLIAIQARAAYQNGRQEYLKLLLNQQNPEKFARTLTYYDYLSQARLEQLKNFNETLRQLANVEKDIAAQQAQLLVQKSSLDTQRDELENVRKERQQVLAKLNDDVKARDQKLAAREQDQADLSKVLKTIEETLARQAREAEEARQKALIAQQEAEKKRLREAQAENSDAPRKPVKSTPGALVSSSGETFGGPFAATRGKLPWPVDGRLLARFGESRGDDARTKWDGVMISASAGSQVHAVHGGRVVFADWLRGAGLLVILDHGNGFLSLYGHNQTLLKSAGDVVKAGESISTVGNSGGQDTSALYFAIRQQGHPSDPAQWCRAQG
- the gpmI gene encoding 2,3-bisphosphoglycerate-independent phosphoglycerate mutase; the protein is MTTTPKPLVLMILDGFGHSDSPESNAVFAAKKPVLDRLWASVPNGLISGSGMDVGLPDGQMGNSEVGHMNLGAGRVVYQDFTRVTKSIRDGEFFENPTICAAVDKAVAAGKAVHFMGLLSDGGVHSHQDHLIAMAELAFKRGAEKIYLHAFLDGRDTPPKSAASSIELLDATFQALGKGRIASIIGRYFAMDRDNRWDRVAQAYNLIVDGNSEFNAATAQEGLEAAYARGESDEFVKATSIGEPVKVEDGDAVVFMNFRADRARELTRVFVEDDFKDFERARQPKLAGFVMLTQYAASIPAPSAFAPGSLENVLGDYLAKNGKTQLRIAETEKYAHVTFFFSGGREEPFPGEERILIPSPKVATYDLQPEMSAPEVTDRIVDAIENQRYDVIVVNYANGDMVGHSGVFDAAVKAVECLDTCVGRIVDALEKVGGEALITADHGNVEQMADESTGQAHTAHTTEPVPFIYVGKRDLKVREGGVLADVAPTMLKLLGLEKPAEMTGTSILV
- a CDS encoding rhodanese-like domain-containing protein, which codes for MVAHLIEFATNHYILVGIFVVLLALLLAHTMQGGGKSLSTGELTALVNKDAGVVVDIRPAKDFAAGHIVGAVNIPQDKLAARVAELEKHKAKTIILVDALGQTAGTHARELMKSGFTAAKLSGGISSWKGDNLPLVK
- the grxC gene encoding glutaredoxin 3, yielding MSEVIVYSSDYCPYCSRAKYLLENKGVAFKEIKVDGKPQVRAEMTQKAGRTSVPQIWIGSQHIGGCDDLYALERAGKLDALLKA
- the secB gene encoding protein-export chaperone SecB, which produces MTDQQNTAASEEETAPQFSLQRIYVRDLSFEAPKSPAIFRQQWDPAVALDLNTRQKALEGDFYEVVLTLSVTVKNGEEVAFIAEVQQAGIFLIKNLDAASMSHTLGAFCPNILFPYARETLDSLVTRGSFPALMLAPVNFDALYAQELQRMQESGETPTVQ
- a CDS encoding tRNA (cytidine(34)-2'-O)-methyltransferase, which translates into the protein MFHVILFQPEIPPNTGNVIRLCANSGCHLHLIEPLGFEMDDKRLRRAGLDYHEYATLQRHADLASCLESLGNPRLFAFTTKGSRPFHDAAFVPGDAFLFGPESRGLPPEVLDALPPEQRLRLPMREGCRSLNLSNTVAVAVYEAWRQNDFK